ATTTGTATACAGGCAGATGCTTGCGTTATTGGAAAAAGGTTATATATATATCGCCCAGCCGCCCTTATATAAGATAAAGAGAGGCAAGAGAGAGGAATATATACAGACCGAAGATACTCTTAATAATCTGTTATTAGAATTGGGCGCGGAAGGGGCTACGCTTGTAAGGGCTAAGGATAAGAACGAATTCACGGATAAGCAGCTAAAAAGCGCGTTGGATGCCCTGGTAGAGCTTACCAGTCTAACTAACGCAGTAGATAGACATGGAGTAAGTTTCTCAAAATACCTTAGTTTTAGACATAAGAAGACCAAAAAACTGCCACTTTATATGGTCAAAGTGGAGGGAGAAGACCAGTTTTTGTATAATGACGACGAATTGGCCAAGTATGTTCAATTGGAAGAAAAGGGGTCGAAGAAAAAGGAAAAAGAAGCCCCGCCTGCGGAAGAGCTGCAGGTAAAGACCCCGAAATATACGGAGTTTTATGAGGCGAGGGAGATAGAGAAGATAATAGAGAGGATCGAAAAGCTGGGGCTGGACATCGAGGATTATGAAGCCGGCGAGGGGGCCAAGCACAAGTATTTCATAAAGACCGAAAATGGTAAGCACAGTTTTTGCGATCTTAAGGAGATCTTAAGGTTTATAATAGATACGGGCAAGCAGGGAATGAGCATACAGAGGTATAAAGGGCTCGGAGAGATGAACCCGCACCAGCTCTGGGAGACTACGATGGACCCGGAGAAGAGGACTCTATTGCAGGTTACCCTGGAAGATGCCGTAGCCGCCGATTCTATGTTTACGATATTGATGGGTGAAGCGGTCGAGCCGAGGAGAGAGTTCATCGAGAAGCACGCCCACGAAGTCAAGGTATTGGACATATAATTAATTTATAGCTATTACAAGGCCGATATCAGGGATATCGGCACTTAGCATACAAGAAGGCTTAATAAACTAGGAGTGATATGTACGCGCTTAATGAAAAAGTAACGCCCAGATGTATAGAAGAGGAGATGAAGGATTCGTATATAAATTACGCGATGAGCGTAATAGTCGGCAGGGCCCTGCCCGATATACGCGACGGGTTGAAACCCGTGCACAGGAGAGTGCTTTACGCTATGAGAGAGTTGGGGCTCGAACACAACAAGCCGCACAAGAAGAGCGCCAGGATCGTCGGAGAGGTGCTCGGTAAATATCATCCGCACGGAGACGCCTCCATCTACGATACACTTGTCCGCATGGCGCAGAGTTTCAGCCTGCGTTACCCGCTTGTCGACGGCCAGGGAAATTTTGGATCTATCGACGGAGATTCCGCGGCGGCGATGAGGTACACTGAGGCCAGGCTCGAACATATCACGGACTGGATGCTTCTCGACATCGACAAAAACACGGTCGATTTCGCGCCAAACTTCGACGGGTCTCTGGAGGAGCCGACCGTGCTGCCGTCATGCCTGCCCAACCTCCTGGTAAACGGCTCGAGCGGTATCGCCGTCGGAATGGCGACGAATATCCCCCCGCATAATTTAAAAGAAGTGGCGGATGCCATAATACATATAATAGAGAACCCCGCATGCGAACCCAAGGAACTATTGAAGAAGATAAAGGGACCCGACTTTCCGACGGGCGGGATAATAAAAGGATACGAGGGTATAAGGAACGCTTACCTGACGGGCCGCGGGCTCTTAAGGATACACGCGAAGGCCTTTATAGAGGAGATGAAGAGCGGGAAAGAGGCCATTATTATTAAAGAGATCCCGTACATGGTCAACAAATCAAACCTCATCGAATCGATCGCCGATCTCGTCCAGGAGAAAAAGATAGACGGTATCACGGACCTGAGAGACGAATCCGATAAAGACGGAATGCGTATCGTTATAGAGCTGAGGCGCGGGGCTATCGCGCGGGTGGTATTGAACCTGCTCTACAAGCATACCCAGATGCAGCAGACATTCGGCGTCATTATGCTGGCTCTCGTCGACGGGCGTCCCAAGGTCCTGAACCTGAAAGACATGCTCGTCGAATTCATAAAGCACAGGAAAGATATCATTGTGAGGAGGACGCGGTTCGATCTTGAGAAAGCGCAGGACCGGGCGCATATCCTGGAAGGCTTGAAAATTGCGCTCAAGAACCTCGATAAGATAATAAAGCTTATAAGGGAATCTAAAGATCCCCAGGTCGCGAAAGCCGCCCTTATCGAAAAGTTTGATCTTTCGGACAAGCAGGCGCAGGCGATCCTGGAGATGCAACTGCAGCGTCTCACAAATCTGGAGCGCGAAAAGATCGACAAAGAGTATCTCGAGCTTATAAAGAAGATAGAGTATTATAAGTCGATACTCGACAGCGAGAAACTGGTATTGCAGATCATCAAAGACGAAACTAAGGAGCTTGCGGAGAAATTCGGCGACGAGAGAAGGACTGAAATCGCTCCGGAGGCGGAGGAGCTCGAGATAGAGGATCTGATAACAGAAGAAGACGTTGTTATCACGATGAGCCACGGCGGCTACATTAAGAGGCTTCCGATCTCCAGCTATCGCAAGCAGCACCGCGGCGGCAGGGGCGTGGCCGGGGCCGATATAAAAGAAGAGGATTTTATAGAGCACTTATTCGTGGCCTCGACCCATGACTCGCTGCTCTTCTTTACCGATAAGGGTGTGGTGCACTGGCTTAAAGTTCATGAGATACCCGAAGCGGGGCGCAGCTCTAAAGGTAAAGCGATCATAAATCTTCTGGCAATCGGCCCCGGCGAGAAGATAAGCGCCTTTGTGCCCGTGAGAGAATACAAGGATGGGCACTTTCTCGTTATGGCGACAAAGACCGGTTCGATAAAGAAAACGGATCTTCAGGCCTATTCGAACCCACGCAAGGGGGGCATCATAGGTATGGGGTTGGAAAAAGGGGATGAGCTCATCGGCGTCAAAATGACCAACGGCTCCAATGAGATACTGCTCGCCACTCGCGAAGGCAAAGCCATACGCTTCAAGGAAGAGCAGGTGCGCGATATGGGCCGCTCCGCGAAAGGCGTGCGCGGAATAAGGCTGGGCAAGAAAGACGCCGTTATAGCCATGGAGATAGTGGACCCCGACCAGACGATCCTTACCGTCACGGGCCTGGGATTTGGGAAGAGGACCTTATTCAAGGAATACAGGTTGCAAACCCGAGGCGGGAAAGGTATTATAAATATTAAAGTTACGGGTAGGAATGGCGAGGCCGTGGGCTTAAGGACCGTTTCGGATAAAGACGAGCTTATGCTCGTCACCGAAAAGGGAATGGTGGTCCGCTGCCCGGTGAAAGACGTTCGTACCACAGGCCGTTCCACTCAAGGGGTCAGGCTGATGAAGCTTGACGCTCATGACGTGGTGGCGTCGATGGCTAAGATAGTGCCTGAAGAGGAAACGGAGAAAGTGGTAGAGGCCATTCCTGCCGCTATTCCTCAAGATAGCGTAAAAGCGCCTGAGCCGCAAAAAGCCGAAGTGAAAGAAACGAAAAAAGAGCCTGTCAAGGAAGCGGCTCCGGGAAAGAAGCCCGCGGCAAAGCCAAAGGCTAAAAAAATCAAAAGAAAATAATTCAGCGTCCCCATCGTCTAGTCTGGCCTAGGACATCAGATTTTCATTCTGACGACCGGGGTTCGAATCCCCGTGGGGACGCCATTCTACACGATGGGGCCATCCCAAAAAGGGACACCCTGCAATCTCAACCCCCGCCCCTTTAAGTTTATTTATTACAGGGTGTCCCTTTTTGGGATGGCCCCCGTGGAGCCAGGATGCAGATTGTAAATGGACAAATAATTTTACAAAGCGCCATAGTAAAAAATACCACCCTTCTTATCGAAAACGGCAGGATAAAACGCCTCGGCAAAGCCGCCGCATTTCATAATGCGGATACGATCGACGCGAAAGGTTTTTTCATCTCGCCGGGCTTTATCGATTCCCATATTCACGGCGATCCGGCGAAAATATTCCCATACGAAATAAGATACGGCACCACGGCGATAGTCCCCGCCATATCATGCGGCTTGCCCGGAGACATCGCGAGGTCGGTAAATTCGATCAAACATTTTAGAGATACCGACGCGCTTGGCCCTTCTGCGCTGGGCTTGAGGCTCGAAGGGCCATTCATCAGCAAAGAGAAATCGGGCGCTCAAGATAAAAGATTTATAAAGCCGCCCTCTCCGCGTGAACTCCGCGGGATAATTAAAAGATGCGGGGGTCTTCTAAGGATCGTGACTCTTGCGCCCGAGCTCAAAGGCGCCGGAGAGCTGATACGGATTTTAAGGAAAAACGGTATAATAGCGTCGATGGGGCACACAAATGCCGGTTATGAAGAGGGGATCAAAGGCATAGATGCCGGCATGACTCATGCCACGCATTTGTTTAACGGGATGCGCCGTGTTTCCAGCAATGAAGACAGCGCCGCGATCGCATGCCTGGCCGATAAACATGTCTGGATCGAGATCATATGCGATTTAATACATGTTCGGGCGGCATTATTGCGTCTGGCGATTGCCGCAAAGCGCAAAAATATAATATTAATAACCGACTCGGTGCGGGCTGAGGCGCATGGCTGCGGGATAAGCGGGGGAGTATACAGGCTAAAGGACGGCACCATAGCAGGCTCACGCCTTACGATGATAGAAGCAGTAAAGAACGCGGTGCGATCCTGTGGAGTCCAGCTCAAAGACGCGGTGGCTTTCGCGACGATAAATCCGGCCAGGCTCCTGGGCATTGACGCTTTTAAAGGATCCATCGCGCGGGGGAAAGATGCCGATATCGTAATATTCGACAAAAATTTTGATGTAAAAATGACGATCGCGCGTGGTAAAATAGCCTATCGGAAAAGAGGTTTTTGATAGTATGTGCGGAATAGTAGGATATGTGGGAAGCAAAAAGGCCCAGGATGTGATTCTGAAAGGCCTGAGCCGTCTTGAATACAGAGGCTATGATTCCGCCGGCGCGGCGATACTCAATACCGCCGGCAAGGTAAGCATAGTGAAGAAGCAGGGAAAATTGAAGGTTCTTGCCTCAGAACTTTCCGGCAACCCTATCGAAGGCAGTGTCGGAATAGGTCACACCAGATGGGCCACCCATGGCGTTCCCAGTGATGCCAATGCCCACCCTCACCGCGATTGCGCCGGAAAGATAGCGGTGGTGCATAACGGTATAATCGAGAACTATCTCAAGCTTAAGAACGAGTTAAAAAAGAGAGGGCACAAATTCGTCTCGGAAACGGATACCGAAGTAATACCTCATCTCGTGGAGGAGCTTTATAAGAATGACCTGGAAGAAGCGGTGCGTAGAGCCGTCAAGATGCTGAAGGGCTCTTATGCCATCGCGGTGATCCATAAAGACGAGCCGTGGAAAGTGGTAGGGGCCAGGCTCGATTCGCCTCTCATAGTCGGGGTCGGCAAAGACGAAAATTTCCTCGCAAGCGATGTGCCGGCTATCCTGGACTACACGCATGATGTCATATATCTCGATAATTACGATATAGTGACGATCACGAAGGAGTCCGTGACCGTGAAAGATACGGCGGGCCGTATTGTACAAAAGAAACCTTCCAGAATAAAATGGGATATAAGCCAGGCGGAAAAGGCCGGCTATAAACACTTTATGCTGAAGGAGATATTCGAACAGGGAGATGTAGTAGAAAAGATCATAGATGAAAGGATAAAGGACGGCAGAGTCGAATTCGACGAGCTTAAGATAAAAGAAGCGGATTTTAAACGTTTTAAGAATATAGCGATAGTGGCGTGCGGCACCGCCTATCATGCCGGGCTTACCGGCAAATATATGATAGAGGAGTATGTGAAGGTCCCCTGCCTCGTCGATACTTCAAGCGAGTTCCGCTACCGGAGCCCGGTGGTGGATAAAGATACGCTCGTCATCATAGTATCGCAGTCGGGCGAAACGGCGGATAGCCTTGCGGCCCTCAGAGAAGCCAGGAAGAAGGGATGTAAGGTGCTCGCGATCTGTAACGTGCTGGGCAGTTCGATCGCTCGAGAAGCTCACGGCGTCATATATACGCATGCTGGCCCCGAGATAGCGGTGGCGTCTACCAAGGCCTATACCGCGCAGCTTGCGATATTCTATCTGATCACGCTGTATCTCGCGTGTATCAAAAGGACGATCTCTCCACCCGGGTTAAGGACGCTTATCAAAGAATTTAAAAAATGCGCCGCGCTGATGAACGGGCTCCTGGACGAATACAGGTCCGATTATAATATACTGGCGGCGTATGCCCAGGAGTTTAAAAAATATTACCACTCGAAACACAATAAATCGTATTTCTTATATATGGCGCGCAATATAAATTATCCAAACGCGCTTGAGGGCGCGCTGAAACTGAAAGAGATATCTTATATCAGCGCCGAAGGGTATCCTGCCGGTGAAATGAAACACGGGCCGATAGCGCTTATCGACGAGAACCCGTGGGTCGTCTGTATCGCGGTAAAGTCAAAGACCTACGATAAGATGCTTTCGAATATACAGGAGATAAAGACGCGCGGCGGCATAGTGATAGCTATGGTTACCGAAGGCGACAAAGAGATAATGCACCATAATGTGAACTACACTATCGAAATACCATCGGTAGAAGAGCTCTTCTCGCCGCTTCTGGCGGTGATCCCGCTTCAGCTTTTGGCCTACTATGTGGCGTTTGAATTCGGGTATGATATCGATCAACCCAGAAATCTCGCCAAATCCGTAACGGTAGAATAGCGGTTATGCCCGGGACTCTCTACATAGTCTCCACCCCCATTGGTAATCTGGCCGACATGACACTTCGCGGGATCGAGACATTAAAATCCGTGGATCTTATAGCCGCGGAGGACACTCGCCACACCAGGATACTGCTGGGCCACTATCAGATAGCCACCGGGATGACCAGCTACTTCGAATACAATAAGATCCAGAAGACAGAATATCTCTTAAAGATTTTACAGGAAGGGAAGTCGGTCGCCCTTGTCTCCGACGCCGGCACCCCCGGTATTTCAGATCCCGGATACAGGGTGATCCGGATGTGCATAGATAACAAGATACCGGTCGTACCGATACCGGGTGCGTCGGGCCTCTTGACGGCTCTCGTCGTATCGGGCAAACCCACCGATAAATTCACATTCGAGGGATTCCTGTCTAATAAACCCATAAAGAGAAAAAACCAGTTGAAGAAGCTTAAAAGCGAAGAGAGGACCGCGGTGCTCTACGAGTCGCCTCACAGGATACTTAAATTACTGGCGGATATACTTGAGGTGTACGGCGACATCGAGATTGTCGTAGCGAGGGAATTGACCAAGAAATTCGAGGAGCTCAGGCGAGAAAAGGTGACGGACGCGCTCGGGCATTTTAAATCCGCTTCGCCCCGGGGCGAATTTATAGTGATAATTTAAATGGCGACGACAAAGAGAAATATAAAAGCGCTATTTTTAACGAAATATTCGCGCGAAGGCGCCAGCACCAGATACAGGTTTCTGCAATACTTCCCTTATCTGGAGGCCGAAGGCGTACGGTGCACCTTCTCATCGCTTACGGACGCGTCGTATTTAAAAAACCTCTACGCTATTAAAAGAGGAACGCCCGGTGATTATACTAGAGCGTTTTTCCGCAGGGTGAAAGCGTTCCTGGGCGTCCGTAAATATGATATAGTGGTGATAGAATATGAGATTTTGCCTTATTTCCCGCCGGTCCTGGAAACGGCCCTGAAGGCATTAAAGATCCCCTATATCGTCAATTACGATGACGCGGTATTTTACAGGTACAGCCAGAGCCCGAAGCCATGGGTGAGAGCGCTCCTGGGCAATAAGATAGACGTGGTGATGCGTAACGCGAACCTTGTCATTGCCGGTAACCAATATTTGGCTGACTATGCCGCGAAAAAAGCAGGGGCTCCCCATGTCGAGATACTGCCCACGGCAGTGGATATAAAAAGATATCCGCTTATCTCCCCGCGCAAAGAGAACCCGATATTCACGATCGGCTGGATAGGATCGCCGTCCACAGCGAAGTATTTAACCGATATCGCTCCGGCGCTTGCCAGAGTATGCGAGGGAGGTAGAGGCAAAGTGGTTTTAATCGGCTCAGGCCCTGTGAAGCTTGAAGGCCTCCCGGCTGAGGTTAGGCCATGGAGCGAAGAAACCGAGGTGCGGGACCTTGAGTCGTGCGATGCGGGGATAATGCCGCTTTACGACGGATTATGGGAGAAGGGCAAATGCGGGCTCAAGACCATTCAGTACATGGCGTGCGCTCTTCCCGTAGTCGTGTCCCCTGTAGGCGTAAACAGGGAGATCGTTGAGGATGGCGCGACCGGCATTCTGGCGTCTAGTAACGACGAATGGGTTCGCGCCCTTACAACGTTAAGAGATGATAAGGCATTAAGAGGCCGACTGGGACTTGCCGGGCGTAAAAGGGTGGAGGAGAGGTATTCGGTGCAGGTGGCTGCGCCAAAATTCGCGAAACTCATCATAGAAGCGTCTGGAAAATAAAAGTTGACACCGGCGTGAGATATGGTATAATAGAGTCCGGTTCAGATCAAAACCTTTTAAAGATCGGTCCTTGAGAGGCCGGAAAAGGAGAAGAATAAGATGAGACTGCCCATTTATCTGTTTAAGGTAAGTGGGATTTTTTATGCCCGGGGAAGGGAGATATGGCTGTGAAAGAGAAATCCAAAGTAATGGATAAAGAGGCGATCGATAAAGCGCTCGAGCGCATAGCCCACGAAATCATCGAGCATTTCGAGGATCTGGACGATATAGCGGTGATAGGAATAAAAAACCGCGGAGCACACCTGGCCCAGCGCCTTGCATTAAAAATAGGGCGTATCACAAAGAAGAACCCGCCCGTCGGAGCGCTCGATATAACTCTTTACAGGGACGACCTTACGCAGGTAGCGGAACAGCCGGTTGTCCATGCCACGGAAATAGATTTTACCATAGAGGGCAGGAATATAGTCCTGGTCGACGACGTTCTCTTCACCGGCCGTACGATAAGGTGCGCCCTTGACGCTCTGATAGATTTCGGCCGCCCGGGCTGTATACAGCTCGCCGTGCTCGTAGATAGGGGGCATAGGGAGCTTCCGATAAAAGCCGATTATGTAGGCAAGAATGTGCCGACATCCGCCGATGAGCTTGTCGAGGTAAGGCTTGCGGAGACAGACGGCAAAGATGAGGTTGTGCTTTGTCAGAAGACGTCCTAAAGATGAGGTTGTTCTATGAATAATAAGTTTGTCTGGACCAAAAAGGACCTGCTGGGGCTCGAATATCTTTCAGCTGAAGAGATAAAGTTCATTTTATATACCGCCGGAAGCTTTAAAGAAGTGACGACCAGGCAGATAAAAAAAGTGCCCGCGCTTCGGGGCAAAACGGTCGTGAACCTGTTCTACGAACCGTCGACGAGGACCCGCGCTTCGTTTGAGCTAGCGGCAAAGAGGCTGTCGGCGGATGTTTTAAATATAGCAGTGGAATCGTCCAGCGTGAAGAAGGGCGAGACGCTGATGGACACCGGAAAGAATATAGAGGCCCTCAAGATAGATATAATAGTGGTGCGCCATAACTGCAGCGGCGCCCCGCAGATACTGGCGCGTTCGGTCTCCTCCAGCATCGTGAACGCGGGTGACGGATGGCACGAACACCCGACTCAGGCGCTCCTGGACATTTTTACGTTAAAAGAGAAACTCGGTAAAATAGAGGGCTTACGGGTCAGCATAATAGGCGATATAGCGCACTCCAGAGTCGCGCGTTCGAATATCTGGGGGCTGACCAAATTAGGCGCCAAAGTCACCGTCTGCGCGCCGGAGATGCTGATCCCCGAAGGTATAGAGAAAATGGGCGTTAAGACCACGACGAACCTCGATGAAGCATTAGAAGGGGCGGACGCTATAAATGTGCTCAGGATGCAGTTTGAGAGAGATGCGGCCGTGGCCTTTCCGTCAAAACTCGAATATTTAAAGAATTACGGTATCACCACAGAGAGGCTCGCCAAATGCAAGAAAGATATAGTGGTTATGCATCCAGGGCCCATCAATAGAGGTGTGGAGATGTCGAGCGAAGTGGCTGATGGTAAAAACTCGGTCATATTAGAGCAGGTGACCAACGGGATAGCGGTCAGGATGGCGGTCCTCTATCTTGTCTCAGCCGCCAAGGATAAACCCGGAGGCTTAAAGTAGTGAAATATCTCATTAAGAACGGCAGGGTGATAGATCCCGCTAATAAGATCGATGGAGAATTTGATATACTGGTCTCCGGTGATAAGATCGAAAAGATCGGCCCGCGCTTAAATGAGAAGTGCGGCAAGGTTATAGACGCTAAAGGCAAGATAGTCGCCCCGGGCTTTATCGATATGCATACGCATCTGAGGGAGCCGGGCAGG
This portion of the Candidatus Omnitrophota bacterium genome encodes:
- the gyrA gene encoding DNA gyrase subunit A, whose protein sequence is MYALNEKVTPRCIEEEMKDSYINYAMSVIVGRALPDIRDGLKPVHRRVLYAMRELGLEHNKPHKKSARIVGEVLGKYHPHGDASIYDTLVRMAQSFSLRYPLVDGQGNFGSIDGDSAAAMRYTEARLEHITDWMLLDIDKNTVDFAPNFDGSLEEPTVLPSCLPNLLVNGSSGIAVGMATNIPPHNLKEVADAIIHIIENPACEPKELLKKIKGPDFPTGGIIKGYEGIRNAYLTGRGLLRIHAKAFIEEMKSGKEAIIIKEIPYMVNKSNLIESIADLVQEKKIDGITDLRDESDKDGMRIVIELRRGAIARVVLNLLYKHTQMQQTFGVIMLALVDGRPKVLNLKDMLVEFIKHRKDIIVRRTRFDLEKAQDRAHILEGLKIALKNLDKIIKLIRESKDPQVAKAALIEKFDLSDKQAQAILEMQLQRLTNLEREKIDKEYLELIKKIEYYKSILDSEKLVLQIIKDETKELAEKFGDERRTEIAPEAEELEIEDLITEEDVVITMSHGGYIKRLPISSYRKQHRGGRGVAGADIKEEDFIEHLFVASTHDSLLFFTDKGVVHWLKVHEIPEAGRSSKGKAIINLLAIGPGEKISAFVPVREYKDGHFLVMATKTGSIKKTDLQAYSNPRKGGIIGMGLEKGDELIGVKMTNGSNEILLATREGKAIRFKEEQVRDMGRSAKGVRGIRLGKKDAVIAMEIVDPDQTILTVTGLGFGKRTLFKEYRLQTRGGKGIINIKVTGRNGEAVGLRTVSDKDELMLVTEKGMVVRCPVKDVRTTGRSTQGVRLMKLDAHDVVASMAKIVPEEETEKVVEAIPAAIPQDSVKAPEPQKAEVKETKKEPVKEAAPGKKPAAKPKAKKIKRK
- the nagA gene encoding N-acetylglucosamine-6-phosphate deacetylase, producing the protein MQIVNGQIILQSAIVKNTTLLIENGRIKRLGKAAAFHNADTIDAKGFFISPGFIDSHIHGDPAKIFPYEIRYGTTAIVPAISCGLPGDIARSVNSIKHFRDTDALGPSALGLRLEGPFISKEKSGAQDKRFIKPPSPRELRGIIKRCGGLLRIVTLAPELKGAGELIRILRKNGIIASMGHTNAGYEEGIKGIDAGMTHATHLFNGMRRVSSNEDSAAIACLADKHVWIEIICDLIHVRAALLRLAIAAKRKNIILITDSVRAEAHGCGISGGVYRLKDGTIAGSRLTMIEAVKNAVRSCGVQLKDAVAFATINPARLLGIDAFKGSIARGKDADIVIFDKNFDVKMTIARGKIAYRKRGF
- the glmS gene encoding glutamine--fructose-6-phosphate transaminase (isomerizing); the encoded protein is MCGIVGYVGSKKAQDVILKGLSRLEYRGYDSAGAAILNTAGKVSIVKKQGKLKVLASELSGNPIEGSVGIGHTRWATHGVPSDANAHPHRDCAGKIAVVHNGIIENYLKLKNELKKRGHKFVSETDTEVIPHLVEELYKNDLEEAVRRAVKMLKGSYAIAVIHKDEPWKVVGARLDSPLIVGVGKDENFLASDVPAILDYTHDVIYLDNYDIVTITKESVTVKDTAGRIVQKKPSRIKWDISQAEKAGYKHFMLKEIFEQGDVVEKIIDERIKDGRVEFDELKIKEADFKRFKNIAIVACGTAYHAGLTGKYMIEEYVKVPCLVDTSSEFRYRSPVVDKDTLVIIVSQSGETADSLAALREARKKGCKVLAICNVLGSSIAREAHGVIYTHAGPEIAVASTKAYTAQLAIFYLITLYLACIKRTISPPGLRTLIKEFKKCAALMNGLLDEYRSDYNILAAYAQEFKKYYHSKHNKSYFLYMARNINYPNALEGALKLKEISYISAEGYPAGEMKHGPIALIDENPWVVCIAVKSKTYDKMLSNIQEIKTRGGIVIAMVTEGDKEIMHHNVNYTIEIPSVEELFSPLLAVIPLQLLAYYVAFEFGYDIDQPRNLAKSVTVE
- the rsmI gene encoding 16S rRNA (cytidine(1402)-2'-O)-methyltransferase → MPGTLYIVSTPIGNLADMTLRGIETLKSVDLIAAEDTRHTRILLGHYQIATGMTSYFEYNKIQKTEYLLKILQEGKSVALVSDAGTPGISDPGYRVIRMCIDNKIPVVPIPGASGLLTALVVSGKPTDKFTFEGFLSNKPIKRKNQLKKLKSEERTAVLYESPHRILKLLADILEVYGDIEIVVARELTKKFEELRREKVTDALGHFKSASPRGEFIVII
- a CDS encoding glycosyltransferase family 4 protein, producing the protein MATTKRNIKALFLTKYSREGASTRYRFLQYFPYLEAEGVRCTFSSLTDASYLKNLYAIKRGTPGDYTRAFFRRVKAFLGVRKYDIVVIEYEILPYFPPVLETALKALKIPYIVNYDDAVFYRYSQSPKPWVRALLGNKIDVVMRNANLVIAGNQYLADYAAKKAGAPHVEILPTAVDIKRYPLISPRKENPIFTIGWIGSPSTAKYLTDIAPALARVCEGGRGKVVLIGSGPVKLEGLPAEVRPWSEETEVRDLESCDAGIMPLYDGLWEKGKCGLKTIQYMACALPVVVSPVGVNREIVEDGATGILASSNDEWVRALTTLRDDKALRGRLGLAGRKRVEERYSVQVAAPKFAKLIIEASGK
- the pyrR gene encoding bifunctional pyr operon transcriptional regulator/uracil phosphoribosyltransferase PyrR, with the protein product MKEKSKVMDKEAIDKALERIAHEIIEHFEDLDDIAVIGIKNRGAHLAQRLALKIGRITKKNPPVGALDITLYRDDLTQVAEQPVVHATEIDFTIEGRNIVLVDDVLFTGRTIRCALDALIDFGRPGCIQLAVLVDRGHRELPIKADYVGKNVPTSADELVEVRLAETDGKDEVVLCQKTS
- a CDS encoding aspartate carbamoyltransferase catalytic subunit, which translates into the protein MNNKFVWTKKDLLGLEYLSAEEIKFILYTAGSFKEVTTRQIKKVPALRGKTVVNLFYEPSTRTRASFELAAKRLSADVLNIAVESSSVKKGETLMDTGKNIEALKIDIIVVRHNCSGAPQILARSVSSSIVNAGDGWHEHPTQALLDIFTLKEKLGKIEGLRVSIIGDIAHSRVARSNIWGLTKLGAKVTVCAPEMLIPEGIEKMGVKTTTNLDEALEGADAINVLRMQFERDAAVAFPSKLEYLKNYGITTERLAKCKKDIVVMHPGPINRGVEMSSEVADGKNSVILEQVTNGIAVRMAVLYLVSAAKDKPGGLK